A single genomic interval of Bradyrhizobium sp. sBnM-33 harbors:
- a CDS encoding cold-shock protein: protein MPKGKVKLFKDDKGFGFIAPDTGGEDLFFHVSSLLPGVTPKQGDRVSYEIGVDRRTGRSRAEKVVIG from the coding sequence ATGCCCAAAGGCAAGGTGAAGCTGTTTAAGGACGATAAGGGGTTCGGCTTTATAGCGCCTGATACTGGCGGTGAGGACCTATTCTTCCACGTGAGCAGCTTGTTGCCCGGTGTAACGCCCAAGCAAGGAGACCGCGTCAGCTATGAAATCGGTGTAGACCGCAGGACCGGACGTAGTCGAGCCGAAAAGGTCGTGATCGGTTGA
- a CDS encoding helix-turn-helix domain-containing protein: MLTRSIAPSLNVNRAAPGAFGPVEPFFGLTGHAGLIATEFTYRKDEEIYGEDEPAEYVYQVVRGAMRTYKLLSDGRRQIGAFHLPGDVFGLESGTKHRLAAEAIIDSTVRLVKRRSLEHAAGTDVRVAHKLWTITADDLKRAEEHILLLGRKSAMERVANFLLEMDRRLTVAGTMALPMCRRDIGDYLGLTLETVSRALSQLNDEGVLGFSGARQIVLRNHQRLRNMDI; encoded by the coding sequence ATGCTCACACGATCGATCGCCCCGTCCCTCAACGTCAACCGAGCCGCTCCCGGCGCGTTTGGGCCTGTCGAACCGTTTTTCGGCCTCACAGGCCATGCTGGCCTGATCGCCACGGAGTTCACCTACCGCAAGGACGAGGAAATCTACGGTGAGGACGAGCCGGCGGAGTATGTTTACCAGGTCGTTCGCGGCGCGATGCGCACCTACAAGCTGCTGTCCGACGGACGTCGTCAAATCGGCGCGTTCCATTTGCCTGGCGACGTGTTCGGGCTAGAGTCTGGCACCAAGCACCGCCTGGCCGCCGAAGCCATCATCGACAGCACCGTGCGCCTGGTGAAGCGCCGCAGCCTCGAACATGCGGCCGGCACCGACGTCCGGGTCGCCCACAAGCTCTGGACCATAACGGCTGATGACCTCAAGCGCGCCGAGGAGCACATCCTGCTGCTTGGTCGCAAAAGCGCGATGGAACGAGTCGCCAACTTCCTCCTGGAGATGGATCGCCGCCTTACGGTGGCCGGCACGATGGCGCTCCCGATGTGCCGCCGCGACATCGGCGATTATCTCGGGCTTACGCTGGAAACGGTGTCACGTGCCCTGTCGCAATTGAACGACGAAGGCGTGCTGGGCTTTTCCGGTGCCCGCCAGATCGTGCTGCGCAACCACCAGCGCCTGCGCAACATGGATATCTGA
- a CDS encoding response regulator, translating into MPSPNRTPLVYVVDDDTDVLGSLRFLLETDGFCVRTFRSGEALLNAMTMGGADCFVIDYKMPGMSGIDLASLLRRRDIDTPIILITGHPDSSIPAKAAGAGIRHVLVKPHVEDSLSSHIWDAINTERPSAS; encoded by the coding sequence ATGCCCTCACCTAACAGAACGCCCCTTGTCTACGTCGTCGATGATGACACCGATGTGCTCGGATCGCTGCGCTTTCTCCTGGAAACCGACGGTTTTTGTGTCCGCACTTTCCGCAGCGGCGAGGCGCTCCTGAACGCCATGACTATGGGCGGCGCCGATTGCTTCGTGATCGACTACAAGATGCCGGGCATGAGCGGCATCGACCTTGCCAGTCTCTTGCGCCGGCGCGATATCGATACGCCGATCATCCTGATCACCGGTCACCCCGACTCGTCCATTCCGGCCAAAGCAGCAGGCGCCGGTATTCGCCATGTGCTGGTCAAGCCGCATGTCGAGGACAGCCTTTCCTCCCATATCTGGGACGCGATCAACACGGAGCGGCCCTCGGCGTCCTGA
- the fixJ gene encoding response regulator FixJ, whose translation MATRGNVYVIDDDEAMRDSLHFLLDSADFEVSLFETAQKFLDHLSTIEFGCVVSDVRMPGIDGVELLKRLKVSRASLAVIIVTGHGDVPLAVEAMKLGAVDFLEKPFEDDRLVAMIDAALRQAEAGARDEAMTQDIAARVASLSPRERQVMEGLVAGLSNKMIAGDYNISPRTIEVYRANVMTKMQASSLSELVRLAMRAGALKD comes from the coding sequence ATGGCAACTAGAGGAAATGTCTACGTCATCGACGATGATGAGGCGATGCGTGACTCGCTGCACTTCTTGCTCGATTCCGCGGATTTTGAGGTCAGTCTGTTCGAGACGGCGCAGAAATTCCTCGATCACCTTTCCACCATCGAATTCGGCTGTGTAGTCTCGGACGTCCGCATGCCCGGCATCGATGGCGTCGAGTTGCTAAAGCGCCTCAAGGTGAGCCGCGCCTCCTTGGCCGTCATCATCGTGACCGGCCATGGCGACGTCCCCCTCGCCGTCGAGGCGATGAAACTCGGTGCGGTCGATTTCCTGGAGAAGCCGTTCGAGGATGACCGCCTGGTCGCGATGATCGACGCCGCGCTCCGGCAGGCTGAAGCCGGCGCCCGCGACGAGGCAATGACGCAGGACATCGCCGCGCGGGTCGCCTCGCTGAGCCCGCGCGAGCGGCAGGTGATGGAGGGATTGGTGGCTGGCCTATCCAATAAGATGATCGCAGGCGACTACAATATCAGCCCGCGCACCATCGAGGTCTACCGAGCCAACGTGATGACCAAGATGCAGGCTTCGAGTCTTTCGGAACTCGTCCGCCTCGCCATGCGAGCCGGGGCGCTTAAAGATTGA
- the fixL gene encoding sensor protein FixL translates to MSGIAPFPCDDGSHDQRFRLGAEGAGVGGWDIDLSTRELFWSNIARKLFGVSNAAAVSYDLFLWLLEPEDRERTEQAISRSRETGASFDLSYRLRHEDGGSHWVRARGSVIRNKDGIPSHLSGVVLDLEEEKRLEEDLRTRERHLQLILETIPDAMIVIDSRGIMQFFSSAAERQFGYVQSEAIGQNVSILMPEPDRSRHDGYMARYVATGERHIIGIGRIVTGQRKDGTTFPMHLSIGEMQSGGMPYFTGFVRDLTEHQQTQARLQELQSELVHMSRLSAMGEMGSALAHELNQPLAAISNYVKGSRRLLAASPDPNRARIENAMDRAAEQAIRAGQIIRRLRDFVARGESEKRVESLSKMIEEAGALGLAGAREQDVRIRFSLDPQHDHVLVDRVQIQQVLVNLFRNALEAMAQSARRELIVSNRPIDGDMTEVSVFDTGHGFPEDVERHLFQTFFTTKETGMGVGLSISRSIIEAHGGRMWAESDHAGGTTFRFTLPAAPNESLTDGN, encoded by the coding sequence TTGAGCGGCATAGCCCCCTTCCCGTGTGACGACGGCAGCCACGATCAGCGCTTTCGGCTGGGTGCCGAGGGCGCTGGCGTCGGCGGCTGGGATATCGATCTGTCCACCAGGGAGTTGTTCTGGTCGAATATCGCGCGAAAACTGTTCGGCGTTTCCAATGCCGCTGCGGTCAGCTACGACCTGTTCCTTTGGCTGCTCGAGCCTGAGGACCGCGAGCGAACCGAGCAGGCGATCTCCCGTTCACGCGAGACCGGCGCCTCGTTTGACCTCTCCTACCGGCTAAGACACGAGGACGGCGGCAGCCATTGGGTCCGCGCCCGCGGCAGCGTCATCAGGAACAAGGATGGCATTCCGTCCCACCTTTCCGGCGTCGTGCTCGACCTCGAGGAGGAGAAGCGGCTCGAGGAGGACCTGCGCACGCGCGAACGGCACCTGCAGTTGATACTGGAGACCATCCCGGACGCGATGATCGTCATCGACAGCCGCGGCATCATGCAGTTCTTCTCGAGCGCGGCGGAACGCCAGTTCGGCTACGTCCAGAGCGAGGCAATCGGGCAGAATGTCAGCATCCTGATGCCCGAGCCCGACCGTTCACGCCATGACGGCTATATGGCGCGATACGTCGCCACCGGCGAACGGCACATCATCGGCATCGGCCGCATCGTCACCGGTCAGCGCAAGGACGGCACCACCTTCCCGATGCACCTGTCGATCGGCGAGATGCAATCCGGCGGCATGCCCTATTTTACCGGCTTCGTCCGCGACCTCACCGAGCATCAGCAGACCCAGGCGCGGCTGCAGGAATTGCAGTCCGAGCTCGTCCACATGTCACGGCTGAGCGCGATGGGAGAGATGGGTTCTGCATTGGCACATGAGCTTAACCAGCCGCTTGCTGCCATCAGCAACTACGTGAAGGGCTCGCGCCGGCTGCTTGCCGCGAGCCCCGATCCGAATCGCGCTAGAATCGAGAACGCGATGGATCGCGCCGCGGAACAGGCGATCCGCGCCGGGCAGATCATCCGGCGGCTGCGCGATTTCGTCGCCCGCGGCGAATCCGAAAAGCGCGTCGAGAGCCTTTCGAAGATGATCGAAGAAGCCGGCGCGCTTGGCCTAGCCGGTGCGCGCGAACAGGACGTGCGGATCCGCTTCAGCCTGGACCCGCAGCATGACCATGTCCTGGTCGACCGCGTCCAGATCCAGCAGGTGCTGGTCAATCTGTTCCGCAACGCGCTGGAAGCCATGGCCCAGTCCGCACGGCGCGAGCTCATCGTCTCTAACCGGCCGATCGACGGGGACATGACCGAAGTCTCGGTGTTCGACACCGGTCACGGATTCCCCGAAGATGTGGAGAGGCACCTGTTCCAGACCTTCTTTACGACCAAAGAAACCGGCATGGGGGTCGGGCTGTCGATCAGCCGCTCCATCATCGAGGCCCATGGCGGCAGGATGTGGGCCGAATCCGATCACGCAGGCGGCACGACGTTTCGCTTCACCCTGCCGGCGGCACCCAACGAGAGTTTGACAGATGGCAACTAG
- a CDS encoding HPP family protein encodes MYKFLEQTVADYMTREPRTVARDMTMCELGDLFEKQDFNAYPVMDGSQVVGVISKFDYLSCFVFTPARIIPRYRDLMQRTAVDLMTAEFIYVAPETRLTRVLELMVNHRLRSMPVLDSEQRLAGIISRKDVMRALQDCATADADRV; translated from the coding sequence TTGTACAAGTTTCTCGAGCAGACGGTTGCCGATTACATGACGCGCGAGCCTAGGACGGTTGCGCGCGATATGACGATGTGCGAACTCGGCGATCTCTTCGAGAAGCAAGATTTCAATGCCTATCCGGTCATGGACGGATCGCAGGTGGTCGGCGTCATCTCCAAGTTTGACTACCTGTCCTGCTTCGTTTTCACGCCGGCGCGCATCATCCCGCGCTACCGCGACCTGATGCAGCGGACTGCCGTTGATCTAATGACAGCGGAATTCATTTATGTCGCTCCCGAAACCAGGCTGACCCGCGTGCTGGAGCTGATGGTCAACCACCGACTCCGCAGCATGCCAGTGCTCGACAGCGAGCAGCGGCTTGCCGGCATTATTTCGCGGAAGGACGTGATGCGGGCGCTGCAGGATTGCGCCACGGCGGACGCTGACCGAGTCTGA
- a CDS encoding cyclic nucleotide-binding domain-containing protein has product MKISVLGEGTRCRLCHDCTARGFAICAALDKTELRELAQLSRHVRFESGATVFAQANIATSFFSVHAGTLRLYKLLPDSRRQIVGFALPGDFLGLPGLPRHEFSADAIGRVTLCQFSKESFATFAENRPQLLRRMIELAGRELARAQEHMVLLGRRSAEEKIASFLIGWRDRLSGIGRGGEIMPLPMKRLDIADHLGLTIETVSRTFSKLERDGVIQTFASGVVLLDTPRAEALSAGIS; this is encoded by the coding sequence GTGAAGATTTCGGTTTTGGGGGAAGGAACGCGTTGTCGATTGTGTCACGATTGCACGGCGAGGGGCTTTGCCATCTGCGCAGCGCTCGACAAGACCGAATTGCGCGAATTGGCGCAGCTGTCGCGGCATGTTCGTTTTGAATCAGGCGCCACCGTGTTCGCACAGGCAAACATAGCAACGTCGTTCTTCAGCGTGCATGCGGGTACCCTGCGCCTCTACAAGCTGTTGCCGGACAGCCGGCGGCAGATCGTCGGTTTTGCATTGCCAGGCGATTTCCTCGGGCTCCCCGGCTTGCCGCGCCACGAATTCTCCGCTGACGCGATCGGCCGTGTCACGCTGTGTCAGTTCTCCAAGGAGTCGTTCGCGACATTCGCCGAGAACCGGCCGCAGTTGCTGCGCCGCATGATTGAATTGGCGGGCCGCGAGCTGGCCCGGGCACAGGAACATATGGTCTTGCTCGGACGGCGCTCCGCCGAAGAGAAGATAGCGAGCTTCCTGATCGGCTGGCGCGACCGACTGAGTGGAATTGGACGTGGTGGAGAAATTATGCCGCTGCCGATGAAAAGGCTGGACATCGCGGATCATCTGGGGCTCACCATCGAGACGGTGAGCCGTACCTTCTCGAAGCTCGAACGTGATGGTGTGATCCAAACCTTTGCGAGTGGCGTCGTCCTGTTGGATACCCCGCGCGCCGAAGCCTTGTCTGCGGGCATAAGTTGA
- the ccoN gene encoding cytochrome-c oxidase, cbb3-type subunit I, translated as MTHGEAGLMLFFAMAAFVCAFAAAKALDAPFAFHASLAAVASGVASFAIMNRYLDRPASLPPEEISGKPNYNLGPIKFASFMAMFWGIAGFAVGLLIASQLAWPLLNLDLPWTSFGRLRPLHTSAVIFAFGGNVLIATSFYVVQRTCRTRLVGDLAPWFVVLGYNFFIVIAGTGYLLGVTQSKEYAEPEWYADLWLTIVWVVYLVVFVMTLVKRKEPHIFVANWFYLAFIVTIAVLHLGNNLALPVSLLGSKSYIAWAGVQDAMFQWWYGHNAVGFFLTAGFLAIMYYFIPKRAERPVYSYRLSIIHFWSLIFLYIWAGPHHLHYTALPDWTQTLGMTFSVMLWMPSWGGMINGLMTLSGAWDKLRTDPVLRMLVVSVAFYGMSTFEGPLMSIKVVNSLSHYTDWTIGHVHSGALGWVGFVSFGALYCLVPWLWGRKELYSLKLVNWHFWISTIGIVLYISAMWVSGILQGLMWRAYTSLGFLEYSFIETVEAMHPFYVIRAAGGALFLIGALIMAYNLWMTVRASEADVGTELALQAAE; from the coding sequence ATGACCCACGGCGAAGCCGGGCTGATGCTATTCTTCGCGATGGCAGCCTTCGTCTGCGCGTTCGCAGCCGCCAAGGCGCTGGACGCGCCGTTCGCGTTTCATGCTTCGCTCGCTGCAGTGGCGAGCGGCGTCGCCTCCTTCGCCATCATGAATCGGTATCTCGACCGCCCCGCGTCGCTGCCGCCGGAGGAGATCAGCGGGAAGCCGAACTATAATCTCGGTCCGATCAAATTTGCCTCCTTCATGGCGATGTTCTGGGGCATCGCCGGCTTCGCCGTCGGGCTCTTGATCGCATCCCAGCTCGCATGGCCCTTGCTCAATCTCGATCTGCCTTGGACCAGTTTTGGCCGGCTCCGGCCGCTGCACACCTCGGCGGTGATCTTCGCCTTCGGCGGCAACGTGCTGATCGCGACCTCGTTCTATGTGGTGCAGCGGACCTGCCGGACGCGGCTCGTGGGCGATCTCGCGCCTTGGTTCGTCGTGCTCGGCTACAACTTCTTCATTGTGATCGCAGGCACCGGCTATCTACTTGGCGTGACGCAATCCAAGGAATATGCCGAGCCCGAATGGTACGCCGATCTGTGGCTGACGATCGTCTGGGTCGTCTATCTCGTCGTGTTCGTGATGACGCTGGTGAAGCGCAAGGAGCCGCACATCTTCGTCGCCAACTGGTTCTATCTCGCCTTCATCGTCACCATCGCCGTGCTGCATCTCGGCAACAACCTGGCGCTGCCGGTGTCACTGCTCGGCTCGAAATCCTACATCGCCTGGGCCGGTGTGCAGGATGCGATGTTCCAGTGGTGGTACGGCCACAACGCGGTCGGCTTCTTCCTGACCGCCGGCTTCCTCGCCATCATGTACTACTTCATCCCGAAGCGCGCGGAGCGCCCGGTCTATTCCTATCGGCTCTCGATCATCCACTTTTGGTCGCTGATTTTCCTCTACATCTGGGCCGGCCCGCACCATCTGCACTACACGGCGCTGCCGGACTGGACGCAGACGCTCGGTATGACTTTTTCTGTGATGCTCTGGATGCCATCCTGGGGCGGCATGATCAACGGCCTGATGACGCTGTCGGGCGCCTGGGACAAGCTGCGCACCGATCCGGTGCTGCGCATGCTGGTGGTTTCCGTGGCCTTCTACGGCATGTCCACCTTTGAAGGTCCTCTGATGTCGATCAAGGTGGTGAACTCGCTGAGTCACTATACGGACTGGACCATCGGCCACGTTCACTCCGGTGCGTTGGGGTGGGTCGGCTTCGTCTCCTTTGGTGCGCTGTATTGCCTGGTGCCCTGGCTGTGGGGCCGCAAGGAACTGTACAGCCTGAAGCTCGTCAACTGGCACTTCTGGATCTCGACCATCGGCATCGTGCTCTACATCTCGGCGATGTGGGTCTCCGGAATCCTGCAGGGCCTGATGTGGCGCGCCTACACCTCGCTCGGCTTCCTCGAATATTCCTTCATCGAGACGGTGGAAGCGATGCACCCGTTCTACGTCATCCGTGCCGCCGGCGGCGCGCTGTTCCTGATCGGCGCGCTGATCATGGCCTACAATCTCTGGATGACGGTGCGGGCAAGCGAGGCGGACGTCGGCACAGAGCTCGCGTTGCAGGCGGCGGAATAA
- the ccoO gene encoding cytochrome-c oxidase, cbb3-type subunit II, whose translation MSFWTRHQIFEKNSIILIAGILVVIAIGGLVEITPLFYLKSTIEVVDGVRPYTPLELAGRNIYVREGCYLCHSQMVRPLRDEIERYGHFSLAAESMYDHPFQWGSKRTGPDLARVGAKYSDEWHVTHLTNPRAIVPQSVMPGYPFLAQTEVDTAVVADNLKASRIVGVPYSDEQIKNAVADLKAQADPDSVGTDAFGKRYPKAVIRNFDSKAGAPTEMDALVAYLQMLGTLVDFKLYNEKANLR comes from the coding sequence ATGTCCTTTTGGACCCGCCATCAAATCTTCGAGAAGAATTCCATCATCCTGATCGCGGGCATTCTGGTTGTGATTGCGATCGGCGGCCTGGTCGAGATCACGCCGCTGTTCTACCTGAAAAGCACGATCGAGGTGGTCGATGGCGTCAGGCCCTACACACCGCTCGAACTGGCAGGCCGCAATATCTATGTCCGCGAGGGCTGCTATCTCTGCCACTCGCAGATGGTCCGGCCGCTCCGCGATGAGATTGAGCGCTATGGCCACTTCTCGCTCGCTGCCGAGAGCATGTACGACCATCCATTCCAGTGGGGCTCGAAGCGCACTGGGCCGGATCTCGCGCGGGTCGGCGCAAAGTATTCAGATGAGTGGCACGTCACTCACCTGACCAATCCGCGCGCGATTGTGCCGCAGTCGGTGATGCCGGGCTATCCGTTCCTCGCCCAGACCGAGGTCGACACCGCTGTTGTCGCCGACAACCTGAAGGCCAGCCGCATCGTTGGGGTGCCCTATTCGGACGAGCAAATCAAGAACGCGGTCGCCGACCTGAAGGCGCAGGCCGATCCGGATAGTGTCGGCACCGACGCGTTCGGGAAACGGTATCCAAAAGCTGTGATCCGCAATTTCGACAGCAAGGCCGGTGCGCCGACCGAGATGGATGCGCTGGTCGCGTATTTGCAGATGCTCGGCACGCTGGTCGACTTCAAGCTCTACAACGAAAAAGCCAATCTTCGCTGA
- a CDS encoding cbb3-type cytochrome c oxidase subunit 3 encodes MKAILIVHNIASDLVTSVWTPIFVGLFIAIVIYALWPRNQAVFDQASRMPLRED; translated from the coding sequence ATGAAAGCAATCTTGATCGTTCACAACATCGCGTCGGACCTCGTCACCAGTGTGTGGACGCCGATCTTCGTCGGCCTGTTCATTGCGATCGTGATCTACGCGCTTTGGCCGCGGAACCAGGCGGTTTTCGACCAGGCATCTCGGATGCCGTTGCGGGAGGACTGA
- the ccoP gene encoding cytochrome-c oxidase, cbb3-type subunit III: MAESELDEVSGKTTTGHQWDGIKELNTPLPRWWLITFYACILWAIGYWVVYPAWPLLWSYTRGALNYSTRAAVGVELAILEKIRGDKMIALGAASLADIEKDPALLTLARARGKAAFGDNCAPCHGSGGAGAKGYPNLNDDDWLWGGSLDQIVQTIQFGARSGHTKTHEGAMLAFGKDGILKRDEIGTVANYVRSLSGLPTRQGYDVAAGAKIFAENCTSCHGEAGKGNQELGAPNLTDKIWLYGSDEATLSETITNGRAGVMPAWVGRLDPSTIKALAVYVHTLGGGK, translated from the coding sequence ATGGCGGAAAGCGAACTTGACGAGGTTTCCGGCAAGACCACCACCGGTCACCAGTGGGATGGCATCAAGGAACTCAATACACCGCTGCCGCGCTGGTGGCTGATCACCTTCTACGCCTGCATCCTGTGGGCGATCGGTTATTGGGTCGTGTACCCGGCCTGGCCGCTTCTGTGGAGCTACACCAGGGGCGCGCTCAACTATTCGACGCGCGCCGCGGTCGGCGTCGAGCTTGCAATTCTGGAAAAGATCCGCGGCGACAAGATGATTGCGCTGGGTGCTGCTTCGCTCGCCGATATCGAAAAGGATCCGGCGCTGCTGACGCTGGCGCGCGCCCGCGGCAAGGCCGCGTTCGGCGACAACTGCGCGCCGTGCCACGGCTCGGGCGGCGCCGGCGCAAAAGGCTATCCCAACCTGAACGACGACGACTGGTTGTGGGGCGGCTCGCTCGACCAGATCGTGCAGACTATCCAATTCGGCGCGCGCTCGGGTCACACCAAGACCCATGAGGGCGCGATGCTCGCCTTCGGCAAGGATGGCATCTTGAAGCGGGACGAGATTGGCACGGTCGCCAACTATGTGCGCTCGCTCTCGGGCTTGCCGACGCGCCAGGGTTACGATGTCGCCGCCGGCGCAAAAATTTTCGCCGAGAATTGCACGAGCTGCCATGGTGAGGCGGGCAAGGGCAACCAGGAGCTCGGCGCGCCCAATCTCACTGACAAGATCTGGCTCTACGGATCGGACGAGGCGACCCTGAGTGAGACCATCACGAATGGTCGGGCCGGCGTGATGCCGGCGTGGGTGGGCCGGCTTGATCCGTCCACCATCAAGGCGCTGGCGGTCTACGTCCACACGCTCGGCGGCGGCAAGTAG
- the ccoG gene encoding cytochrome c oxidase accessory protein CcoG gives MNKIIQTDPDQVEDVGPLYAARKNVYPQSVFGTFRRIKWGLMAFCLGVYYLLPFVRWNRGLGAPDQAVLIDLPNSRFYFFFIELWPQEVYYFTGLLIIAALTLFLMNSVGGRIWCGYLCPQTVWTDLFYAVERLIEGDRRERMRKAASADPLKLGRVSEIVLKHSIWLLIAWWTGGAWVLYFTDAPTLVKELVTFQAPAIAYIWIAILTATTYLLAGFMREQVCVYMCPWPRIQAALTDEWALNVTYRYDRGEKRMSVKKANELRALGLPAGDCVDCYQCVAACPTGIDIRNGPQIDCIQCGLCIDACDNVMKKIGGPTRLIGYDNDINIQRRMAGEPPIYRIVRPRTIIYTALIALVGGIMLYALLTRSLLDINVLHDRNPVAVKLSDGSIRNAYTVRLLNKRGFDRVVTIDVDGPQDAVLHVVGDDSITPDRPMVVLGRDGTTELRVLVTAPSEKNTEKSIPTKFRITDIGLGEVASAIDNFVSP, from the coding sequence ATGAACAAAATCATCCAAACAGACCCCGACCAAGTCGAAGATGTTGGGCCGCTTTACGCGGCCCGCAAGAACGTCTACCCGCAGAGTGTTTTTGGCACCTTCCGTCGGATCAAATGGGGCCTGATGGCGTTCTGCCTGGGCGTCTACTACTTGCTGCCCTTCGTGCGCTGGAATCGCGGCCTTGGCGCCCCAGATCAGGCGGTGCTGATCGATCTGCCGAACAGTCGCTTCTATTTCTTTTTCATCGAGCTGTGGCCGCAGGAGGTCTATTACTTCACCGGCCTCCTGATCATCGCCGCGCTCACACTATTCCTGATGAATTCGGTCGGCGGCCGCATCTGGTGCGGCTATCTGTGCCCGCAAACGGTCTGGACCGACCTGTTCTATGCGGTCGAGCGCCTGATCGAGGGCGACCGGCGCGAGCGCATGAGGAAGGCGGCTTCCGCCGATCCCCTAAAACTCGGGCGCGTCTCCGAAATCGTGCTCAAGCATTCGATCTGGCTCTTGATCGCCTGGTGGACGGGCGGCGCATGGGTGCTCTATTTCACCGACGCGCCGACGCTGGTGAAGGAGCTCGTCACCTTCCAGGCGCCGGCGATCGCCTATATCTGGATCGCGATCCTCACCGCCACGACCTATCTGCTCGCCGGCTTCATGCGCGAGCAGGTCTGCGTCTACATGTGCCCCTGGCCGCGTATCCAGGCGGCGCTGACCGACGAATGGGCGCTGAACGTCACCTATCGCTACGACCGCGGCGAAAAGCGCATGTCGGTAAAGAAGGCGAACGAGCTGCGGGCGCTCGGCCTGCCTGCCGGCGACTGCGTCGATTGCTATCAATGCGTGGCGGCCTGCCCGACCGGCATCGATATCCGCAATGGCCCGCAGATCGATTGCATCCAGTGCGGCCTGTGCATCGATGCATGCGACAACGTGATGAAGAAGATCGGCGGGCCGACTCGGCTGATCGGCTACGACAATGACATTAACATCCAGCGCCGGATGGCCGGCGAGCCGCCGATCTACCGCATCGTGCGGCCACGCACGATCATCTACACCGCGCTGATCGCACTCGTCGGTGGGATCATGCTGTATGCGTTGCTCACCCGTTCGCTGCTCGACATCAACGTGCTGCACGATCGCAACCCTGTCGCGGTGAAGCTTAGCGACGGCTCGATCCGCAACGCCTACACGGTCCGTTTGCTCAACAAGCGCGGTTTTGACCGCGTGGTGACGATCGACGTCGATGGTCCGCAGGATGCCGTTCTCCACGTAGTGGGCGACGATTCGATCACGCCCGACCGGCCAATGGTCGTGCTCGGGCGCGACGGCACCACAGAATTGCGTGTGCTGGTGACTGCTCCGTCGGAGAAGAATACCGAAAAATCGATCCCGACTAAATTCCGGATCACCGATATCGGTCTCGGCGAGGTCGCTTCCGCGATCGACAATTTCGTCTCGCCATGA
- a CDS encoding FixH family protein yields MLLAFFGVVIGVNLTMIRLASMTLPGTEVDSAYAASLAYEKEIAAAREQDARSWKVDAHLARSADGDTALEVKARDGSGKALTGLKFTGRLERPTDRRADRVIALLEVTGGIYRGSGGAVGPGQWNLVLESEADGRRLFMSRNRVVLN; encoded by the coding sequence ATGCTGCTTGCGTTCTTTGGCGTCGTCATCGGCGTCAACCTCACCATGATAAGGCTTGCTTCCATGACGCTGCCCGGCACCGAGGTCGACAGCGCCTATGCGGCGAGCCTTGCCTATGAGAAGGAGATCGCCGCCGCACGCGAGCAGGATGCACGCAGCTGGAAGGTGGACGCGCATCTTGCGCGCAGTGCGGACGGGGACACGGCGCTGGAAGTCAAGGCACGCGACGGGAGCGGAAAGGCGCTGACCGGACTGAAATTCACCGGTCGCCTGGAGCGGCCGACCGACCGGCGGGCGGACCGGGTGATCGCGCTGTTGGAGGTGACAGGCGGCATTTATCGGGGCAGCGGCGGCGCCGTCGGACCGGGGCAATGGAATCTGGTGCTGGAAAGCGAAGCCGACGGCCGGCGTCTGTTCATGTCTAGGAACCGCGTGGTACTGAACTAG